A window of the Cherax quadricarinatus isolate ZL_2023a chromosome 23, ASM3850222v1, whole genome shotgun sequence genome harbors these coding sequences:
- the ND-39 gene encoding NADH dehydrogenase [ubiquinone] 1 alpha subcomplex subunit 9, mitochondrial (The sequence of the model RefSeq protein was modified relative to this genomic sequence to represent the inferred CDS: added 40 bases not found in genome assembly), with amino-acid sequence MKLVMALQRNIFMGYGVGVKAGVLAGVQQRYSSSDVRFLMKPNPSALKKGRGGRSSFSGNVATVFGASGFIGRYVCNRLGKTGTQIIIPYRGDHYDVLRLKLVGDLGQVLFMFYNLCDEDAIRKAIKHSNVVINLVGRDWETMNFSFEQVHVEGAERLARLSKEMGVERFIHLSALNSNVEHEGYYVKGGSKFLKTKGLGEQAVRAAFPEATIIRPSDVYGQEDRFLRYYAGIWRHQGRLLPLPKAGKDIWKQPVYVSDVAQGIVSAMNDPETAGKIYEAVGPRRYELSELVDWFHRVMRKDGYMRYDMKWDLSFKWKARMTEFLPSWPLNTLTRDKVEREAVSDTTTGLPTLEDLGVTLTKMEDRIAWELKPYRSGNYYDEELGEFEPPEPPKFIAAA; translated from the exons ggTATGGAGTGGGTGTAAAGGCTGGAGTTTTAGCTGGCGTTCAGCAGCGCTACTCCTCATCGGATGTGCGCTTCCTGATGAAACCCAACCCTTCTGCCCTCAAGAAAGGCCGAGGAGGGCGCTCTTCCTTTTCTGGTAATGTGGCCACAGTATTTGGTGCTTCTGGATTCATTGGACGTTACGTGTGTAACCGGTTGGGGAAGACTGGAACCCAG ATTATAATCCCGTATCGTggtgatcactatgatgttctgcgGCTGAAGCTAGTTGGTGACTTGGGTCAGGTGCTCTTCATGTTTTACAATCTGTGTGATGAAGATGCCATACGTAAAGCCATCAAGCATTCTAATGTTGTCATCAACCTTGTGGGACGTGACTGGGAAACCATGAATTTTTCATTTGAGCAA gtTCATGTGGAAGGTGCTGAGCGTTTAGCCAGGCTTAGTAAGGAAATGGGGGTTGAAAGATTTATCCACTTGTCTGCACTGAACTCCAATGTTGAGCATGAG GGTTATTATGTTAAAGGTGGCTCCAAGTTTCTGAAGACTAAAGGTCTCGGTGAACAGGCTGTGAGAGCTGCCTTTCCTGAAGCCACCATTATCCGACCCAGTGATGTTTATGGTCAAGAAGATCGATTCTTACG GTACTATGCTGGTATATGGCGTCATCAGGGCCGTCTCCTCCCTCTGCCCAAAGCAGGCAAAGACATTTGGAAGCAGCCTGTCTATGTTAGTGACGTTGCACAGGGGATTGTCAGTGCCATGAATGATCCGGAAACTGCTGGCAAAATCTATGAGGCTGTTGG ACCTCGACGTTATGAACTCTCCGAACTTGTTGACTGGTTCCACCGTGTTATGCGGAAAGATGGCTACATGAGATATGACATGAAGTGGGACTTATCCTTCAAGTGGAAAGCACGTATGACTGAGTTTCTTCCATCATGGCCACTTAACACACTCACCAGGGATAAAGTAGAGAGG GAAGCCGTGTCAGACACAACTACAGGTCTGCCAACTCTGGAAGATCTTGGGGTCACCCTTACAAAAATGGAGGATCGTATTGCATGGGAACTTAAACCATACAGATCTGGCAACTATTATGATGAAGAACTTGGGGAGTTTGAACCCCCAGAGCCTCCAAAATTTATTGCAGCAGCATGA